The nucleotide window tgacataaatagtccctgcgatcgaacaaggttgattttaacacaccgaaccatccaaaacttatttctaagttatttggaggttatttaaggtatgttaagcctatttcactattccggagtgtttgttgtattaaactggttatatttacgcattagtgcgcgtataaccttccagaaagcgatttagagcttgaaattggaatcgaatcgaattgtaaaatcaccaaacacaaatacacacaaaataacaccaaaacacatataataacaccaaagctcattgttttattaataatcaacattgtttttcatcgtacagagattacagagcacagttgtcacatccATCACCATCAAATCGCTGCTCACTTGATAACTTGCAACAGATCTGAATCTTGGGTAACGTGATTCTTTAACTGGTGGTCTCTAGATctgtatctctctctctctaatctgGGTTGATGGTGGTGCCAATGGTTGTTGTGGCAGCAGTGGTGGTTGTTTGGGTaatggtggaggtgatggtggtggtggggtgatGGTGGTGCCGATAGTTGTTGTGGCAGCGGTGGTGGCTGTTGGAGCGATGGTAGAGATGGTAGTTGTTGGGGTGATGGTGGAGGTGGGGCGATGGTGGAGGTGGGCAAATGGTGGTGCCGATAGTTGTTGTTGCAGCGGTGGTGGCTGTTGGGGTGATGGTAGAGATAGTGGTTGTTGGGGTGATGGTTGTTGTAAGGTGGCGGAGCTGATGGTGGAGGTGGCGGAGCTGATGCAGTGGCAGACGAATTTGGGGGTGTTGCCCTGTTCTTCGTCTGCTGATGATGTTGCTTCGCCGGAGAGAGGTGATTTAGGTGGGAATCGAGGGTTTTGcaagacgatgatgatgattataAATCTGAGTCGATTGGATGATGATCGGGTTTCGATGTTTCTGTGTATATATAAATTTGTAGCGATGATGGTGGCTGGCCACTTGGCATGGTAACTCCGGTTGCAGCCGTGGCTGCATCTGAGCCTCTTTATTTTGCGCGATGATGATGATTATAAATCTGCATCTGAGCctctttttttttgtaaatttgatgatgatggttgttggGTTTTATAGAAAGATAACCACTGGTTCTATGAAGAAGGAATGTTATAAAAACACTGGTTTTATTTAAAAGTTAACAGAAAAAACAAACTCAGTTAgcgatttggatgaaaatggcaaaaatggcCAAACGTTGGGGGCAAAATGGTACCAAACCTtcattttggactaaaatgacaaatgtgcccaaacctcaggggcgaaaatggcaattaactcttatatTTATGATCATGGGCGGATTTGTATTATTAATACTCGTTATTAATAATATAATTGTTTATCTTAACTGATAAAGTTGTTGCGGGTATTAAATGAGAGACGGGTACATGGACCGGGTGAGACGGGTATACTCATCCTATGCCATTTGTCGCGCATGCGCCTTGCTGCGCCATATGTCGCACATGCACCCACCTACCGCCACTTGTCGCGCATGCAATCTTGCATGGCCACTTGTTGGACATGCATAAGCTTCTCGATACTTGTCCATCTTCCATATGCATACCCGCCATTTGTCGCACATGCATGGAACTCCATATATTATTTAAAAGAGTGTATGGACAAACTTTGTGAGGTTTGAAGATTTTGCAAAAACTCTCAAAGCACCCACATCCACAACCGGCCACAACCCCCACCACCGCGGGCTGTCGTCGCCGCCTCCGCCGCTGTCGGACGCCGCCCCACGCCGCCGCTCACTGTCGGCCGCCACCACCGGTCACTGCGAGTCACCGCCGCTTGCCGCCGGTCACCGCCGCCGCTATACGGGTTCGCACTCCACCGCTATACGGGTTCACACTCGCATTCGTTAGTTCGTATTACTAGCACCtgttcgttgaacctcggtgtctcaaccGGTTAGTCATTAACCGAGGTATATCTTTCTCATTGGTAGTTAAATATACTTTTCCACTGTGCTCGTATTTGCATGTAACCGGATCCTGTCGGGTTTCGTTTTGTTgatcacttgtttatttttcTGCTGCGTTTTATTAATTAACTCGCTTAATTAATTAACCATTATTTATTGAACcagatttttgataaataaaattttaaccgATTAAGATGGAAACCCAACATGCATGCACTTGAAAATTTATCAGCATGAAAAGTCAACTGATCAGCAGGTGCCCACATCCTCATTTTTAAAGATCTTTACCACGTTAGCAACTTGAAAGAACATTGCTGCTATGCATACACCCCTGAAAAGAGGAATCCACTGCTTGCACACCCCTGCAGCCATCACATAAATATGTCAATTCTATATGAGCATATATATAGCATTTCTATACAGCCTATATGGGGTTACACCGTGACATCCAATGCCCTATACGCCATATTTTATTGCTGGCTAAGAGCCCTACCCCTACTTAAGATATTGCTTGAAAGGCGTTGGTTGCCCCTTTGACTGCTGGATTGATACTTCAGCCTCAAAGCCTACTGTTCTAAGGATACAGAAAGGAACGGAAAAGGGATGGAAATATAGCTCATATTCTTCTCTTCCTTAGACCAAATCATAAAATCTAGCGCCCGTATAATATCAAATCGTATCACATTAATAGACATCACATCATTAGCAACATAGGAAGCGTTTGCACATACCCCCCCTTGCTTCAAAATAATGTACAAACATAACTACACCTTGGTGATGGGTCTGTTTTCCAACCCGTTTCGGTaattacaagttttttttttctcacttTGGTAATCacagaacaaaaaaaaaaaataataatagcaAAAGGCTTACAAATACAATTAGCAAAACAGAACTTATAAACACTGAACAAAAcaaatatagatcaaaatatttGGCAGTCGATTGATTATCATAACCAAAGCATACGAAAAAACCTCTTTATCTTATTACCATGAATCTTGCCTACAAACGAAAGACACATCTTCCTAAATTGTAAAACTATTATATCAATAAAACTCTTTTTTTCAGATGCACCCAAAAGCAGATAACCCACCAAACGCCAAACAACTAATTACCGGCACCTCCAGCACTGTCAATAGCGGCCAGCTTCTGCCTCTGCTGATGTTCTGCAACTTTATAATCAACCACTTCACGAAACAAAACTGGATCAAGAACACAATTTTCACTTCCATAAACAGCAGCTTGTACACTTGCCATAAGTTTGGCAATCTCTCTTCCTGAAAATCCATGGGTTTTTGCAGCAGCTTCTTTAATTATGTCATCAGTTAAACCCTTGATCTCAATCTGCTGCTGTTGCTTTTGAAAAAACTTTGAAAATAACCCCGGTTTTCTAGCACCAGCTTTAGCAATATATTTATCTAAATAAAGCTTTAATAGTTTAAATCTTTCTTCTTCACCAGGTAATGGGAATTCTAAAACTTCATCAATACGGTCTGCAACGGCCGAGTCAAGGTCACCAGGCCGGTTTGTGGCTAGAGCCAGGACTATGTCCTTTGACTGGTCACCCGTTCGAAACAGAAGCGCGTTTAGGGCGCTCCTTTGAGCTTCACTCATATAAGTTTTGTTCcgccttaaaaaaaaaaaaaaaaacatagcaATTTGTGTGTTAGTAAGTAGTATCAATTAGGTCATTTCCAATGCATGCACCAACACACCAAGATGGATAATGTAACTCTGTTTAATACCCTACACCATATTTTGATTAATTCACATACTAaacataaatattttttttacaaatcatACATACACATAGAACAATTTCATTAATACCTTGGTATGAGTCCAATATTGAATATTATATCTGAAGTTCAAAACAAATCTCGTCGAATATGCAGTCATCCATCGGTAACATTTGTATTTTtctaaacaaaacagtttaactGAACCAAATTAATGTGTAAATCAAATAACAAAAGAACTTGATGTGGAAGTTTGGTGCAAGTATATtctataaaaaaaatgtttttttacacCAAATTGGTTTGAACTTTTGGTTGATACATCGAAGGTGCCTTGTGGCTTTAATAAACACACGCCAGCAATATAAAATTACTTACTCGCACAAAAAAGCATCTGCTTCATCAATAAAAAGCAATAGGCCCCTATTGGATTTTTTGGCCCAATCAAATAATTGATGTATTTTTGTAACAGCTTGGGATCCTAGTGGTGCCACATCTCCACCAGTCATTAATGCATAATCGAGTCCCTGAAGGATGAACACACAGGTGAGTCAAGTCCCATagacataataataataataaccagTAAAAAGTGATACCGATTTTTTTGCTAATTCTCGGGCTGCCATAGTTTTCCCTGTTCCTGGGGGGCCATAAAAGAGCATATTTCTAAATGGTGCCTGATGAGATTTTGTATTAGCAGTGGCACTAGCTAACTGCTGAATTCTCTTCTGAAGGGATGGATTAAGAATAACTTCACCAAAGGCATTCCCATTCCCAGTCTGACTGCGAGTACGTTTAAGAAAACCCGACCAAGGATATTTGCCTCTAGAAGATTCCCTGATTAATGATGGCTGTCCCAATATTCTGTCCACGTAGCTCCACACCACCCTAGCACCTTCTCTTGTTGTGTAGATACCGGCAGCAAGAGCTGTGACACCCCCAACAGCTACTACCAACTTGTTTTGATCAGTTAATATTGCACGCAACCCCCCTCCGATGTGTTCAAAAGTAGTGTTAATTGCAGAAACCCATTTGTCCCTTTCTGCATTGGCACGTTCTATGAGCATCCTTTTATTGACATCTTCTGCCAGTTTAGCTTCATGGGCTCTTCCTTCTGCTTCAGCCATAGCCCTAATCCTAATTGTTTCTCTCTCAATCTCAGCTTTCTCTCTTTCTGTTTGTCTTTTCTGTGCTTGAATTTGCTCTTCCGTTGCTCTTCTTGCTTGTTCCTGCCTAATAGATGATTCTTCTTGCATTTTTACAAGCTCTTGGTTTCTTGTTCTGTGATGCTCATTTTCTGTCTGcaaaatgcttcttcttgtcatTTTATTCCATTCTAATATGAAGAAttacaaaaggaaaacaacatgCCTGCATTCTTTTCCTTGCTAGCTCGTCCTCATAGCGAGCCATCTGTGATTTTATTTGTGCTTGTTGCTGAGCTAGCTTTTTCTGTTCCTCGTATATCACTTTTTGCCTCTCCTaatcaaccaaaaaaaaaaaaaaacaaagagttCATTTAAAGACAAAAGCTATGGAATTGAATTGAAAGCAGGCAGGGGCAGGGGCAGTGGAAAGGTTACAGTTTCGGCCTGAGCTTGCATTGCTTTGAACTCTGCCACTTTTGATGCTAATTCGGCCTGCCTAGTCTCTTCCTGCTTCTTCATCAGCTCAAACACCTACCAACCAAcacaaataataaataatattattattacaaCACCAGAGCAGAGCAGCTGAAGGAAGGAAGGACGGACGGACCTTTTTGGGTTCCTTAGATGCGGCAATTTTTTTAACAGCTTCAGCACCTCTTTCCAGTGCCTCAGGATCAAAGCCGGCGGATGTGGTTCTGGGGTTGTCGTTACGAACACGCTCTGACTCATTTTGCATCGGAGGAGATGCTTTAGGATCAGCAGCCGCCGACGGCGACggtgaagatgaagatgaagatgaaaaaGGGGGAAAGTTAAAAAGGCCAGAAGTCTTCGCCATTGCTGCTGTGGTTTGAAGAAAACCCTAGCTAGAATCTATATGAGTTACTTCATCATGGTTGTTATTCCGATGCCAGACGAAGACGACGGTAGTACTACTTCAGGATTTATGTAGGGTTTCGATTTCGGCTGAACCGTTTCATCCGGTTTAATAAAACTTATCTTATAAAAGAATAAATATACAAGATTTCAtcaaaactagagggtatggagaGCCCATGGGCCGTCACGTCACCGCCACGTAGGAAGGGCTTGATGGTGATGGACTTATGGGGGTGGGGATgaacctttatatatatatatatatatatatatgtgtgtgtgtgtgtgtgtgtgtgtatgtataggtatatgtgagagaaggaGAGAGGGGCGTCGACTTCAGCTGTGGGCGGACGTTTTGGACAGAGGGAGGGATGGCGACGGGGCTGGAGGGTGGTCTTTTTGGGGCGGCGTCGGGAGGACGGGCTGGGGACGAGCCCCATACCACTTAGTCTAGTAAACCACAAACTCCACGATCCTTTCTATCTTTTACCAAAGCGTCCATGTCACTTGTCATTATCTTCTATTTCTCTATTTGTGTCGTCTTTTGTTTCAACTTGAGTCATTCATCGATTTCATGTTTCTTCACTTTATTTTTTATGCTTTGACATCGGTGAATGCTTTAAATTAGGCCACTAAATCTTTCATTTTCAAACTACTCCCTGATGCAGCTTTTTCTTTGTAGTCGCCGCCCTTTTGGCTTTGTCTCTCCCTATGGGACGTTCAGTGGCGGAGGATAGTTGCTGCCCAGGGGTGCACTCGCCCCtacaatgtttcggttagaagtgtataagttccgatttttcgtccgaaaatttttaaattatataggatcgccccccgattatttttcctaaattgtatatcctaaatatttatacacttcGTATATAAAGGATGAGTagtttagtaaatatattttaacttttatttgtttaaccctaGATTACCCACCGCACAATAAACTAAATCACAACTGAATTAAAAAATCTTAAAGGTCGTCGGGTTGAGTTGTAATTCTTCGTCCAGATTCCATTTATCCCGTAtcattatatgtgtgtgtgtgtattggTCTTTTGTTTGTTATACAATATTTAGTTTTTCAATGTGCAAAAACGATTCCTTTGAATAAATGAAATTTTTTAGTTTTAGTTgtaactattattatttgacccgaccTTAATCGAATAgtcgacccgacccgacccgactcaAAACATAACGATTCGAAACAAGTTTTTGGGTtccatcactttacgccccctcgaaacttttggttAAGCTCCGCTACTGGAGACGTTGCTCCTCTGGAATTTCATTTATATCATCGTCAAATTCCGGGTCGTTGTTGATATTTATTTGACAACGGGCATCTGAGCCTCCCACACTGTAACTTCCAGACTTCGAAGTTTTAGACcatttaggtggtgtttgttttttggacAAAAGCTCTTCTGAgcacttatgtctgcgtcgcgcagacgcGCGCAGACATAAAGgtcctgcagcttgtttgttttcttgaagatCTGCAGAGCTTTTACCTTTGCCTCACCTCTTCCCCAAGCAGATCCTTCCCCATGTCTTCAAACCTCTGCCAACCTCTTCTCCCTCTCTCCCTCTTCAAAACATCCATCTACTCCAAAACCCTAGCTCCAcatccacctccgacaccacctccacctccgacaccacctccacctccacctgccgacaccacctccacctccacctccaacaccaccaccacatctcagccaccacctccaccaccaccatcgtcaaaACCCACAACCACCAAACCCATCAATTAAAACAAAACCCAGATCGGTGAGAGAGAGAccgagtgagagagagagatcagtgagagagagagaccgtACTGAGAGAGATCGGTGAGAGAGAGATCGGTGAGAGAgagaccgtagagagagagagagagagagatcggtgagagagaaagagaccgtagagagagagaggcggtggtgtgatggcggtggtgtgatggcggaggtggtgcggtggtggtggtggtgctatgggcggtggtggtggcagattgtagagagagagagagagagttcaaggcagagagagagagagaactgttgtgtgtgttgtgtgttgtgtgtgtgtgtgtgtgaagtggtttttgtaagaaaaaaacaaaccctcttctccttgcagactgcagacatttggtccacctcttctcctacagatgcctgcagatgtggtccgcagacttcagaccttttacctctgaaaaacaaacagcaccttagtgTCTGCAACCTCGTTTGGAACCGGCGGCCACTTGCTAGATTTCCTCAAAACATCTCACGCCCGCACGTGTGGGAAAGAATGCTTATACCGATCTTCGCATTACGCATCACCTCTTTACAAATGTTATCGTCGTTCCACCCACTTGGATGATGTATATATAAATTGTTATAAAACCCAGAAAGTTTTGGACCGTAGTATTCATCTTCCGAAACTTGGAAGAGACAGAATCGATATCTCGATACGGACCTTGCTCCGTAATCGAATGGAATTTTGCAACTACTTCCTTCCAAAACTTTATCCGATTTGGTTGTTACCAACATTTTATAGATGTAATAAATATTAGTAACAagaatacatatatatttttacatctaacgtgtatgtatatatatatatatatatagggtgggagttggctacaaagtccacttttcctacaaagtgtacaaagtcataaaacaccacaatttcagccataaaacacattcaaaacccacaaataataaaGTGAAGCttactaaaacgccatatttgtgggttttgtgttgtgttttggatgataaggctttgattttcgaatgactaacattagtgtgttttatgttgattatcatgttgtgttttatattcatagttccaCGATTATGTGTTTaaagtttttatggactgttagggtttgaatattgtgttttagtgatcttcactttgttatttgtgagttttaagtgtgttttatggctgaaattgtggtgttttatgactttgtatactttgtaggaaaaatagactttgtagccgaacctcaccatatatatatatatatatatagtggagggttcaaatgagaacaaaaattttgtaagaataaaaagaataagttttgaaccaatagaaatgctcaattttacttcatttaatatgtgtatttaatattattaataagggcatataggtaaatttctaattgtaattaattagctaactaattaaaGTTGTAACTCACTTTTAGATatactctttcaagataaaataatttagggtaaatgacaattttcgacatgtgtaggataaattttagtatatgtgtaggataaattcttaaatgtgtatgataatttagatatgcgtagggtaaatttcggtaaatgtaagatatatgtaggataaattttaaaatgtgtaggataaaatgttttttgctttattaattagagataacataattaatgggaggagttataaactatttaatgttttaccattataCCATTTCTTcgttttcttctcacattaaatttcttctcaaatgaaccttcccctatatatatatatatatatagggaggggctcatgcgagaaccatccttattgtgagaaccgcgagaaccaatgtgaacacaacctaaaatagctaaaaaaacttAACCCCCACCCCaacccccccaaaaaaaacctaaacccccccccccaagctaaatgctaaaaactaaaacctaaaaaaaacctaaccccccccccccaagctaaaatgctaaaaactaaacccccaaaaaacctaaaaaaatctaaaaaaaataaaaaaaaatctaaaattttttatgctcaaatcgctacttttagtggccaaaatttttttttttatttttcttaaattttttttgcttcgaaaagtagcgatttttatataaaaaatattaaaaaaaaatttttgtgtgatttttagttattttaggcatttttggttgtgttcacattgggtctcgcggttctcgcaataagaggtggttctcgcatgatcttctccctatatatatatatatatatatatatatatatatatatatatatatatatttctaataCTATTTACCAATTACTAGGCATTTTGACGTCGCAACCCACGCCTTAGCCAAAGCCTCCTCGATTTTTGGCCAACTAAGTTTCTTCGATTTGGTGCCTTGCTCAACACGTCCACACACCGATTGCTTATTTTTTTCCGTTTGGAAGTTCGGGGTTGCGTTTCGGTCACAAATTCTTCAACTTCATCTTCTACCGGCTTATACGCTCCTATCCTGGTATTGGTGATTGTAGTTGTGCTTGAAATGGCATGTTAAACGGGTTTCACATGTTGCTTTTGGTTCAATTGGGTGAAAGCATTAGGGGATTGTTGGAAACCCGAAAAAGAAAATTGAGATGATGACCAATTCGGATCGAATGGTGGAGTGTAGCCGGCTGACGAGAACGGGTTTGGATTCGGGTTGTTTGGGTTGTATAGATCTATGGCTTTTTAAAAGTTGGAGAGTATATTTATAAGCAATTGAGAGAGTGCGAATGAAATTGTGTAAAAAATTGGTATGAAATAAGTTATATATAGTGTTAAATTCCATTGGATTGTAAGAAATTAAGAGAGTGTAAATGAAATGGTGTAAAAATTTGATATGAAATAAGTTATATATAGTGGTAAATTCCGTTTGGGTGGTTGTGGTatatgaaaatatataaataaatgatTTAATAAATTTAACATATGCTTAGACCACCCTTAACCggcgtgtttttttttttcaaaattcagcCCTAATCACGCCCCATCTCGCCCCTCGACCGCCCCCTGGACGTATTTGGGTGTTTTTTCGAAAAATCCCTGGCCCGCGTGATTTAAAACACAGCAAACTTGCACCATTTTTGAGAGTTGACCGTTTCTAAATGGTCGTATtctattaattttttatttttttcattccCATTTTTATCTTTAAATACCCCACATTTCtcaaactttttataaaaataaccCACTTTCTACCAACCTTTCTCTCAACCCAAtcttccaacttttataaaaactcaATCATGAATCCATTCCGACCCCCGTTTGGTGTTACGTCAAGACCCGAGAACCCGAATACCACCCAACCGTAACAAAACTttaaccttcaagacatggacccgaaCATGTTATCGTGCGTGGCTTACTTGAGCGGCTCTACTCCTTACATACCACACACTTACGGCTTTACCCAACCCGGCGCCTCGCAACCATCTTAACAACAACCCGAACCCGAGGTGGATATCGTGCaggagacgcaacccgaaccggaGCGAGAGGCATTCAAACGCGGTAAAAGGTCACATAAAAAGGACCCGAACCAACCTCGTCGTAAGCATACTTACATTATTTGGACGAAGGACGAGTAATACACGTTGGTTCGATCGTGGGTCGATGTTTCGGAGGACCCCGATGTGGGTAAGTGGTATTTTTTATACTTATTTTTTTCTACACTTTGATTACTTtttttagcgtacaactttttttttttaccttttgtagcaaactttcaaaccgGTCCAGAATTTCGGAATAGGATTCGTGAGCTTCTTTATAGCACGTGGGGAAAAGGTGAACATCGTGACAAGGATTCCATCTCTAGCAAATGGACCAacatcaacaacaagtgtcaCGCATTCCAAGAAGTTTATCAACGATGCTACGATAATCGGCCGAGCGGAGAAGGTGACGTCGGTGTTTTAACGAGGGCAATGGAAGAGTTCACGTACTATAAATGTTGGGAGCTACTAagaaaaagtccaaagtgggctGGCGTACCGACcatgacgtctagtagtagacgtAAAGCTAAACGGTCGAAAACGTCATCCTCCGTTGACCCTGAAACACCAACTTCCGATGCCCGCAACGTCGATTTAAGTGTTGTTATGGACGAGGAAGTTGAAGAGTTGGCCCGTCCGCCTGGTAGAAGAAAAGATAAGCGAACCGGGAAAAAACCGGTggagtcgtcttccgatctcgagttgaaggaagatttcgaggagatgaaccgtcgtctccaagatATTCGAGACCTCGGCCACAACGTTGGGAGACTATGAAAGAACGAGTCGCtaaaaacaaaaagtttaacgagatgcaagCGGCGATGCAAACGGAAAAGGACAtagagtttttgtccaaaccgatCGACCACCTCCAATGAGACGCGTTGATCGTTGCGCAAATACACCTCCAAAAACTTCGGGAAAAATACGGAGTTTAGATCATcatcttttttttaactttatatctttttttatttccgttttttttaagtttagtcggtttttattttctttctttctagtattgtaattttttttaatttaatgaagtattttaagtttttaatttaaaaaaaaataattgtgtaatgattggatagggcgttattgggcattattctcATTACGCCACTTTTGCAAAAACGCCTAATAATGCctccatgctgactggactgccacatggtAAAAAACGCCttagggtgggggcattatttatCAAACCATTACACATGGTCTTAGTTGTTGTGGTATatgaaatatataaataaatgatTTAATAAATTTAACATATGCTTAGTTACGTTTTATTTTTATTACAACAAATTAAACCATAAACTTTAAGCATGTCATATTTTTTATATGAATCTAGAGTTGTGTACTTTTACTTAACGTTAATAACATGAAGGTTTAAATTATAGTGTAAGGATTAAATACAAATGACTTTTAACATATACAATAGTTTTAACATGAGAAgtaaaagaatttttgttattatttactTAAATATAATGTGTAATTGTTAAATTAAAAACTCGTAATTTTATGTTAGTAGAGTAATTATACAATTTTTATAGAGTAACTATAATTACTCTACTCTACTTCACTCAAGTAGTAGAGTAATTACAATTACACTAAAGTAATTACAATTACACTACAGtaacaaaaccctaattctctctCTAGCTATAGCAATTTCTGTCCCTCTCGAAACCCTAGTTTTTTCATCGTGATTCTTGTTCCGCAGAACTTGTATTACGGTAACATCTAATACGAATTCTGTTATCAGGATTGATCGATTCAAGACTAgggttttcttttctttttaaatcaCCGGCCCTGATTCCAT belongs to Helianthus annuus cultivar XRQ/B chromosome 5, HanXRQr2.0-SUNRISE, whole genome shotgun sequence and includes:
- the LOC110940351 gene encoding ATPase family AAA domain-containing protein 3A homolog gives rise to the protein MAKTSGLFNFPPFSSSSSSSPSPSAAADPKASPPMQNESERVRNDNPRTTSAGFDPEALERGAEAVKKIAASKEPKKVFELMKKQEETRQAELASKVAEFKAMQAQAETERQKVIYEEQKKLAQQQAQIKSQMARYEDELARKRMQTENEHHRTRNQELVKMQEESSIRQEQARRATEEQIQAQKRQTEREKAEIERETIRIRAMAEAEGRAHEAKLAEDVNKRMLIERANAERDKWVSAINTTFEHIGGGLRAILTDQNKLVVAVGGVTALAAGIYTTREGARVVWSYVDRILGQPSLIRESSRGKYPWSGFLKRTRSQTGNGNAFGEVILNPSLQKRIQQLASATANTKSHQAPFRNMLFYGPPGTGKTMAARELAKKSGLDYALMTGGDVAPLGSQAVTKIHQLFDWAKKSNRGLLLFIDEADAFLCERNKTYMSEAQRSALNALLFRTGDQSKDIVLALATNRPGDLDSAVADRIDEVLEFPLPGEEERFKLLKLYLDKYIAKAGARKPGLFSKFFQKQQQQIEIKGLTDDIIKEAAAKTHGFSGREIAKLMASVQAAVYGSENCVLDPVLFREVVDYKVAEHQQRQKLAAIDSAGGAGN